A stretch of the Crocinitomicaceae bacterium genome encodes the following:
- a CDS encoding histidine kinase has translation MSNLLKYTLLGWLAYTLIWIWIISNFIDLGPSVIRVLAITIPEMILFYLNLYYFIPRFLDSNSRVNYFIVILVVIGIATFLGASADLYLDIKIPFHNFKHLERPLYTSYVARFFMSVMPIIVSSLVNRSMQVRKQREESLELKNKMLEAETKALKAQINPHFLFNSMNNIYALAQAKSDKAPAAIMHLSDILRFVTYDSNQNEVDLKDEIKTIESFIMLQALKDEDQSNIRIEIENQNGHYKIAPLLLIPFIENCFKHSNHDDKEKGWITIQLKAANGQIHLICNNSKPDQKMRNDKTGGVGLENVKKRLALLYPDKHQLSITDSEESYGIELVVRT, from the coding sequence ATGAGTAATTTGCTTAAATATACCCTGCTTGGTTGGCTTGCCTATACCTTGATATGGATATGGATTATCTCCAATTTCATTGATCTGGGACCATCAGTTATCAGGGTGCTTGCCATTACTATTCCTGAAATGATTTTGTTTTACCTCAACCTGTATTATTTTATTCCGCGTTTTCTTGACAGCAATTCAAGGGTTAACTATTTTATCGTCATACTTGTTGTAATTGGTATTGCTACTTTTTTAGGCGCAAGCGCTGATCTCTATCTTGATATAAAAATACCTTTTCACAATTTCAAACATCTTGAACGACCTTTGTACACATCTTATGTTGCACGCTTTTTTATGTCAGTGATGCCTATTATCGTCAGCTCATTGGTGAATCGTTCAATGCAAGTTCGCAAACAGCGTGAAGAGAGTCTTGAATTAAAAAACAAAATGCTGGAGGCAGAAACGAAAGCATTGAAGGCACAAATAAATCCCCATTTTTTATTTAATAGCATGAATAATATCTATGCCCTGGCACAAGCAAAATCAGACAAAGCACCTGCTGCCATCATGCATTTGTCAGACATATTGCGCTTTGTTACTTATGACAGCAACCAAAATGAAGTTGATTTGAAAGATGAAATAAAAACGATAGAAAGTTTCATCATGTTGCAAGCACTGAAAGATGAAGACCAATCAAACATTCGCATTGAAATTGAAAATCAAAACGGACATTATAAAATTGCACCGCTTCTTTTAATTCCGTTCATTGAAAATTGCTTTAAACACAGCAATCACGATGACAAAGAAAAAGGCTGGATTACTATTCAGTTAAAAGCAGCCAACGGACAAATTCACTTGATCTGTAATAATTCAAAACCGGATCAAAAAATGCGCAATGATAAAACGGGAGGCGTTGGTCTGGAAAATGTAAAAAAAAGGTTGGCACTCCTTTACCCAGATAAACATCAGTTGAGCATTACGGATAGTGAAGAAAGTTATGGGATTGAATTGGTGGTTAGGACTTAG
- a CDS encoding DUF4249 domain-containing protein: MKLNQLKYYSIVLITLSLFSCEKVIDLELNEASPEIVVEAVLKDSPGNNYIMLSYTSAVYTDQTFDKISNADVRVTDKDGNEFVFAEDAYIPGYYHHNDFVVLPDNDYSLWIDVNGTIITSQCHSFSKPEIDSIVYSLSPFSAVTDSAYMIEYYSTDNATEVNHYRVRIFINGTEQREFYYIGNDDFINGQNYNAPFFGADAFKGDTIFIELITLDKANYTYFYTLSSNESNSTAPANPTSNLEGNAIGYFGTYTTDTMSVVIE, translated from the coding sequence ATGAAATTGAATCAGCTGAAATATTATAGTATTGTATTGATCACGCTGAGCTTATTTTCATGTGAAAAAGTAATTGATCTTGAACTGAATGAGGCCTCGCCCGAAATTGTTGTCGAAGCTGTTTTAAAAGATAGTCCCGGGAATAATTATATCATGTTATCCTACACTTCTGCCGTATATACTGATCAAACTTTTGACAAAATTTCAAATGCTGATGTAAGAGTTACTGATAAAGACGGAAATGAATTTGTCTTTGCTGAAGATGCTTACATACCTGGTTATTATCATCACAATGATTTTGTTGTGTTGCCTGATAATGATTATTCATTATGGATTGATGTGAACGGAACTATAATCACATCTCAATGTCATTCATTTTCAAAACCTGAAATTGATTCTATCGTTTATTCTTTATCACCATTTTCGGCAGTTACTGACAGTGCTTATATGATTGAATATTATTCAACTGACAACGCAACAGAAGTGAATCATTATCGTGTGCGTATATTTATTAATGGAACCGAGCAACGTGAGTTTTATTACATCGGCAATGATGATTTCATCAATGGGCAAAATTACAATGCACCTTTTTTTGGTGCTGATGCATTCAAAGGTGATACAATTTTTATTGAGCTTATCACGCTTGACAAAGCAAATTATACTTACTTCTATACCTTGTCAAGTAATGAGTCAAATTCTACTGCACCGGCTAACCCTACAAGTAATTTGGAAGGAAATGCCATCGGTTATTTTGGCACTTACACAACGGATACCATGTCGGTTGTGATTGAGTAA
- a CDS encoding Na/Pi cotransporter family protein produces the protein MTEIILSIIAGLVLFLFAVNNLSTALKNALGDNAKKWISRFTGNTFSSLIVGIVVTTLLDSSSAVIIITIVFVNSGFLTLKQSLGIVLGANIGTTVSSQIIAMDIGKYSPVFLLIGFVLLMISKSDKITHAGRVILYFGVLFFGLFTMENAVEPLKDEAFFTEMLKKIENPVTGAMIGAIVTLVIQSSSATVGMAIILTKKGLLTVGGGIAIMLGAELGTCSDTLIATIKGSRDAIRTGMFHLIFNFVCILIGLIFYFPFLNLVKYISATASVERTVANAHMLFNFLGVLLFIWTIPFAVKLLHKLVPDKKIKKLQAI, from the coding sequence ATGACAGAAATTATTCTATCCATCATTGCCGGACTCGTTCTCTTTTTATTCGCCGTTAATAATCTTTCTACGGCATTAAAAAATGCGCTGGGTGATAATGCAAAAAAGTGGATATCACGTTTTACCGGTAATACATTCAGTAGTTTGATTGTAGGAATAGTTGTCACTACACTGCTTGATTCATCGTCGGCTGTAATCATCATTACCATTGTATTTGTGAATTCGGGTTTTTTAACACTCAAACAATCATTGGGAATTGTGTTGGGTGCTAATATTGGAACCACGGTAAGCAGCCAAATTATTGCAATGGATATTGGAAAATATTCTCCCGTTTTTTTGTTGATTGGTTTTGTGTTGCTCATGATTTCAAAATCAGATAAAATTACCCATGCCGGTCGTGTAATACTTTATTTTGGTGTCTTATTTTTTGGTTTGTTCACCATGGAAAATGCTGTTGAACCCCTGAAAGATGAAGCATTTTTTACTGAGATGCTCAAAAAAATTGAGAACCCGGTAACCGGCGCAATGATTGGCGCAATTGTTACATTGGTTATTCAGTCTTCATCAGCCACCGTGGGTATGGCTATTATTCTTACTAAAAAAGGCCTACTAACCGTTGGTGGAGGTATTGCAATTATGCTTGGAGCCGAACTTGGGACGTGCAGTGATACGCTGATTGCAACTATTAAAGGCAGCCGTGATGCAATCAGAACAGGAATGTTTCATTTGATATTCAATTTTGTTTGTATTCTTATTGGTTTGATTTTTTATTTTCCCTTTCTCAATTTAGTAAAATATATCAGTGCAACCGCCAGCGTTGAACGTACAGTTGCAAACGCGCACATGCTATTTAATTTTCTAGGTGTATTATTATTTATCTGGACCATTCCCTTCGCCGTAAAATTGCTCCACAAATTAGTGCCGGATAAAAAAATCAAGAAGTTGCAGGCTATATAG
- a CDS encoding SpoIIE family protein phosphatase — MQTQAFSILLLLWICGSSSFGASSINNSSSTEDTLKLTTLNEQMRANYRDGNYDQGISTAQSMLLLSNTLISKKEYVSFARKQLVDAYRYLGLMIEHTDSFGLSPAYFVKAFQIASQDKLYKKQGAILGHTGMYYYNSGDYPTSLSYSMRELELGQKTGDKYRMASAYNRIGINYKRLMMHNEALENLFNSANLYIARGDSADAANAWNNIGNVYYNIKDYKQAYHYYQKEKQIGLLLHDEELVADAMNCTAQLFNDVAFMPKDSVIYYFNFSSEFLVDFESDFLLDSAIHYFNFAISYYATNNKSYELSDCYIGLATTYTLQKKHQAAIHAYFKAYELAKFNGVLQKEMTSSQGLYVNYQNTKQFDSSLYWFEIYNLTQDSIYNDSKSREIGRLESRHEFEAKEAELLAAKNRDKAVADAQKSKQQMILIIVSIGLLLVLILLIFIFNRFQVIKKQKHEIEYHKLELELKQKEIVDSITYAQRLQHAILAPQDEIVKFFPRSFLLYKPKDIVAGDFYFFEKTDTHIFYAAADCTGHGVPGAMVSIVCSNALTRSIKEFGLTDPADILNKTRELVVQTFEKSGQDVKDGMDISFISKNINTHEIVWAGAHNALWIYTNGELQEVKPDKHPIGKSYHNDPFHSHKISLQKNDSLYLLTDGYADQFGGENLPGGKEGGKKFKASRLKELLAGMQSKSFTEQKEILEKTFENWRGNLEQLDDVCIIGIGG; from the coding sequence GTGCAAACCCAAGCATTTTCTATCCTATTACTTCTTTGGATCTGCGGATCCTCATCCTTTGGCGCATCCTCAATAAACAATTCATCATCAACTGAAGATACGTTGAAGTTGACCACGTTGAATGAGCAAATGCGCGCAAATTATCGTGATGGAAATTATGATCAAGGAATTTCTACTGCGCAAAGCATGTTGCTTTTGTCTAACACATTAATCAGCAAAAAAGAATACGTTTCATTTGCCCGTAAACAGCTGGTTGATGCATACCGATATTTAGGATTGATGATTGAGCACACAGATAGTTTCGGGCTTTCTCCAGCGTATTTTGTGAAAGCATTTCAAATTGCATCTCAAGATAAATTATACAAAAAACAAGGCGCCATATTAGGGCACACGGGTATGTATTATTACAATTCCGGTGACTACCCTACCTCATTAAGTTACTCCATGAGAGAACTTGAACTTGGCCAAAAAACCGGAGATAAATATCGTATGGCATCGGCATACAACCGTATTGGAATCAACTACAAAAGACTCATGATGCATAACGAAGCACTAGAAAATCTTTTCAATAGTGCCAATCTTTATATTGCGAGAGGTGATTCTGCAGATGCAGCTAATGCATGGAATAATATTGGAAATGTCTATTATAATATTAAAGATTATAAACAAGCTTATCATTATTACCAGAAAGAAAAACAAATTGGTTTGCTGCTCCATGATGAAGAGTTAGTAGCTGATGCCATGAATTGCACTGCCCAACTCTTTAATGATGTAGCTTTTATGCCAAAAGATTCCGTGATCTACTATTTTAATTTTTCATCAGAATTCCTTGTTGATTTTGAATCAGATTTTCTATTAGACTCAGCTATTCACTATTTCAACTTTGCCATCAGTTATTACGCCACTAACAATAAATCTTACGAATTATCTGACTGCTATATTGGATTAGCAACTACATATACCCTGCAGAAAAAACACCAGGCGGCAATACATGCCTATTTCAAAGCTTATGAACTGGCAAAATTCAATGGCGTATTGCAAAAAGAGATGACATCATCACAAGGGCTATACGTTAATTACCAAAACACAAAACAGTTTGACTCATCATTATATTGGTTTGAAATTTATAATCTGACACAAGATTCAATTTACAACGATAGCAAGTCAAGAGAAATAGGAAGATTAGAATCAAGGCATGAATTTGAAGCAAAGGAAGCAGAATTACTTGCCGCCAAAAACAGAGACAAAGCAGTCGCAGATGCTCAAAAATCAAAACAACAAATGATTTTGATAATAGTAAGTATTGGTCTGCTTTTAGTACTGATTTTGTTAATCTTTATATTCAATCGCTTTCAGGTAATTAAAAAGCAGAAGCATGAGATAGAATATCATAAACTTGAATTAGAATTAAAACAAAAAGAAATTGTTGATTCAATTACTTATGCACAACGCTTACAACATGCCATTCTAGCACCACAAGATGAGATTGTAAAATTTTTTCCGCGGAGTTTTTTATTGTACAAACCAAAAGACATCGTTGCGGGTGATTTTTATTTTTTTGAAAAGACAGATACACACATTTTTTATGCAGCAGCAGATTGCACGGGACACGGTGTGCCAGGTGCCATGGTAAGTATAGTTTGCTCTAACGCCTTAACCAGATCTATTAAAGAATTTGGATTAACTGATCCGGCAGATATCTTGAATAAAACACGAGAATTAGTAGTGCAAACATTTGAAAAAAGTGGACAAGATGTAAAAGATGGAATGGATATTTCATTTATCTCAAAAAATATTAATACCCATGAAATAGTATGGGCAGGTGCGCATAATGCGCTTTGGATTTATACCAACGGAGAATTACAAGAAGTAAAACCTGATAAACATCCAATAGGAAAATCATATCACAATGACCCTTTCCACTCACACAAAATTTCACTGCAGAAAAATGATTCGCTTTATTTATTGACCGATGGCTACGCCGATCAATTTGGCGGTGAAAATTTACCCGGCGGAAAAGAAGGCGGTAAAAAATTCAAGGCGTCACGCTTGAAAGAACTTCTTGCCGGTATGCAGTCCAAGTCATTTACAGAACAAAAAGAAATTCTTGAAAAAACATTTGAAAATTGGCGTGGTAATTTAGAGCAGTTGGATGATGTTTGTATTATTGGGATTGGGGGGTAG
- a CDS encoding TonB-dependent receptor → MALLRSIVLVTILFFTQALTAQEKFTISGTLKDGATGEDIIGARVAVLELPGTGAITNTYGFYSLTLPAGNYTLQYKSIGFTTTEVKVVLDKNITQDLELAPDSKVLDVVEVSTVKEDENVTSGEMSVQKLDINEIESIPVIFGEKDVFKTMQLLPGVKSAGEGNSGFYVRGGGADQNLVLLDGAPVYNASHLLGFFSVFNSDALKDVKLYKGGAPAEFGGRLSSVMDIKMKEGNSKQFSMSGGIGLISSRLTIESPIVKDKGSFIISGRRTYADVFLKLSDNESLNKSILYFYDLNAKANYRIGPNDRIFLSGYFGRDNFGFSDQFGFDWGNATGTLRWNHIYSDKLFGNTSFVFSNYNYKIKFGGGNETFEIGSEIQDMNLKQDFDWYINSNNTFKFGVNIIHHTFKPGEIETGSGINFELNDIQKRYSLENSLYVQNEQKIKKRWVLNYGLRYDNFAQLGPGDFYTYDEDGNVTDTTNYSDWEVVKWYNGLSPRLGATFIINELSSIKANYGRTYQFLHLISNTTASSPTDIWLPSSNNIKPEIADQFAIGYFRNFFNNAVEGSIEFYYKDMQNTIDYRDGAEVTLNPTVEGELLYGRGRAYGMEFLLRKKSGKFTGWVAYTLAKTERLFDEINNNTWYPARQDRRHDISLVGIYTLNDRLTFSATWVFYTGNAVTFPSGKYEIDGQIVNYYTERNGYRMPNYHRLDVGITLNNKNYKIVKDPTTGEEKQVPKRWESSWNLSVYNAYARENAYSISFQENEETGQTEAVQLALFKVIPSITYNFKF, encoded by the coding sequence ATGGCTTTACTCAGATCAATTGTACTAGTTACAATTTTATTTTTCACTCAGGCGCTCACTGCGCAAGAAAAATTTACTATCAGTGGTACCTTAAAAGATGGTGCAACCGGTGAAGATATTATTGGTGCACGCGTGGCGGTATTGGAATTACCCGGTACAGGTGCTATCACCAATACGTATGGATTTTATTCTCTCACCTTGCCGGCAGGAAATTATACGCTGCAGTATAAATCAATCGGGTTTACTACTACTGAAGTGAAGGTGGTGCTTGATAAAAATATCACCCAAGATTTAGAACTGGCACCTGATAGTAAAGTGCTGGATGTAGTTGAAGTATCAACCGTAAAAGAAGATGAAAATGTTACTTCAGGTGAAATGAGTGTACAAAAATTGGATATCAACGAGATTGAATCAATTCCTGTAATTTTTGGTGAAAAAGATGTTTTTAAAACCATGCAATTATTACCCGGTGTAAAATCAGCCGGAGAAGGTAATTCAGGATTCTACGTGCGCGGTGGTGGTGCTGATCAAAATTTGGTGTTGCTTGATGGAGCACCGGTTTACAACGCTTCTCACTTGCTGGGTTTTTTCTCTGTTTTTAATTCTGATGCTTTGAAAGATGTAAAATTATATAAAGGTGGTGCCCCTGCTGAATTTGGTGGTCGTCTATCTTCTGTTATGGATATTAAAATGAAAGAGGGTAACTCAAAACAATTTTCTATGAGCGGTGGTATTGGGTTAATTTCTTCTCGCCTTACTATTGAGTCTCCAATTGTGAAAGATAAAGGTTCGTTTATTATCTCTGGTCGCAGAACTTATGCTGATGTTTTTCTGAAATTATCAGATAATGAATCACTCAACAAATCTATTCTCTATTTCTATGATTTGAATGCTAAGGCAAATTATAGAATTGGGCCTAATGATCGTATTTTTTTATCAGGTTATTTTGGTCGTGATAATTTTGGATTCAGTGATCAGTTTGGTTTTGACTGGGGTAATGCAACCGGAACCTTACGTTGGAATCACATCTATTCAGATAAATTGTTTGGTAATACTTCATTCGTTTTTTCTAATTACAACTACAAAATAAAATTTGGTGGAGGTAATGAAACTTTTGAAATTGGTTCTGAAATTCAAGACATGAATTTAAAACAAGATTTTGACTGGTACATCAATTCAAATAATACATTCAAATTTGGTGTAAACATTATTCATCACACCTTTAAGCCTGGTGAAATTGAAACCGGATCAGGAATCAATTTTGAGCTGAATGATATTCAGAAAAGATACTCTTTGGAAAATTCACTCTATGTGCAGAATGAGCAAAAAATTAAAAAAAGATGGGTTCTGAATTATGGTTTGCGTTATGATAATTTTGCTCAATTAGGGCCCGGTGATTTTTACACCTATGATGAAGATGGCAATGTAACGGATACAACAAATTATAGTGATTGGGAGGTGGTTAAATGGTACAATGGATTATCACCTCGTTTAGGTGCAACTTTTATCATCAATGAACTCAGTTCAATCAAAGCAAATTACGGGCGCACATACCAGTTCCTTCACCTGATCTCAAATACAACAGCATCTTCTCCAACTGATATTTGGTTGCCTTCAAGCAATAATATCAAACCTGAAATTGCTGATCAATTTGCCATTGGATATTTCCGCAATTTTTTCAATAATGCTGTTGAGGGTTCAATTGAATTTTATTATAAAGACATGCAAAACACCATTGATTACCGTGATGGGGCAGAGGTAACTTTAAATCCAACGGTTGAAGGTGAGTTGTTGTATGGTCGTGGGCGTGCTTACGGTATGGAATTTTTATTGCGCAAAAAATCAGGTAAGTTTACTGGTTGGGTTGCATATACCTTGGCAAAAACTGAACGATTATTTGATGAGATCAATAACAATACGTGGTATCCTGCAAGACAAGATCGTAGACATGATATTTCACTAGTTGGAATTTACACATTGAATGACCGCTTAACTTTTTCTGCAACTTGGGTTTTTTATACCGGTAATGCTGTTACTTTTCCAAGTGGTAAATATGAAATTGACGGACAAATTGTAAATTATTATACTGAGAGAAATGGTTACCGCATGCCAAATTATCATCGCTTGGATGTTGGTATCACGCTGAATAATAAAAACTACAAAATTGTGAAAGATCCAACTACAGGAGAAGAAAAACAAGTTCCAAAACGCTGGGAAAGTAGCTGGAATCTTTCTGTTTATAACGCTTACGCGCGTGAAAATGCGTACTCTATTTCTTTTCAAGAAAATGAAGAAACCGGTCAGACAGAAGCCGTGCAACTTGCATTATTCAAAGTGATTCCTTCCATTACCTATAATTTCAAATTCTGA
- a CDS encoding DUF3467 domain-containing protein has protein sequence MSAKDEKQPNQLNIELSEDISGGIYSNLSVITHSPTEFIVDFIQLMPGVPKGKVRSRVVMAPENAKKLMKAMMDNISKYESTHGTIKEHGPVGHVIPMNFGGPVNEA, from the coding sequence ATGAGCGCAAAAGACGAAAAACAACCAAACCAGCTAAACATAGAATTGTCTGAAGATATTTCAGGAGGAATTTATTCCAACCTGTCTGTAATTACTCATTCACCAACAGAATTTATCGTTGACTTCATACAATTGATGCCGGGAGTACCAAAAGGTAAAGTAAGATCACGCGTTGTGATGGCGCCTGAGAATGCTAAAAAATTGATGAAAGCGATGATGGACAATATTTCCAAATACGAATCAACTCATGGCACGATAAAAGAACATGGACCAGTAGGACACGTTATTCCAATGAATTTTGGTGGACCAGTGAATGAGGCTTAA
- a CDS encoding DUF4249 domain-containing protein — MFRYSIAAAIFGLIGFSSCEKVIDIPLNEAEQRVVVEALLMDQPGNNYVILSKTGSVYQESDFEKLSGATVTITDEAGTVYTLAEMPGMPGYYNNATLEVFVDNDYDLSVTYNGEVFTSSVPTFYKPELDSLNYLEQSGSFGPQTDTTYLVFFSFSDNANQDNFYRINVYVNGIKDPNYYITNDDLFNGETYTQPAFATAVEKGDTVVIELLSVDESNYDYFFSLSSNGSDDPFSPTPSNPVSNIEGGAIGYFGAYTSDTMSVIIPQ, encoded by the coding sequence ATGTTTCGTTATTCTATAGCAGCAGCAATTTTTGGTCTGATCGGTTTTTCTTCTTGTGAAAAAGTGATTGATATTCCGCTCAATGAAGCTGAACAACGCGTGGTAGTTGAAGCTTTGTTGATGGATCAACCCGGAAATAATTATGTGATTCTCTCAAAAACCGGATCGGTATATCAAGAGAGTGATTTTGAAAAACTTTCAGGCGCAACGGTAACCATTACTGATGAAGCCGGTACTGTTTATACACTCGCAGAAATGCCCGGTATGCCGGGTTATTACAATAATGCAACGCTTGAAGTATTTGTAGATAATGACTATGATTTAAGTGTCACGTATAATGGCGAAGTTTTTACATCATCAGTGCCAACTTTTTATAAACCTGAGCTTGATTCACTGAATTATCTTGAACAATCTGGTAGTTTTGGTCCGCAAACTGATACAACGTATTTAGTTTTTTTCAGCTTTAGTGACAACGCAAATCAAGATAATTTTTATAGGATAAATGTGTATGTAAATGGCATCAAAGATCCAAATTACTACATCACCAATGATGATTTATTTAACGGTGAAACGTATACTCAACCGGCTTTTGCAACCGCTGTAGAAAAGGGAGATACCGTGGTAATTGAGTTACTATCGGTTGATGAAAGTAATTATGATTATTTTTTCAGTCTTTCAAGTAATGGTAGTGATGATCCTTTTTCTCCAACACCATCTAACCCGGTTTCAAATATTGAGGGAGGAGCTATTGGTTATTTTGGGGCATACACTTCTGATACTATGTCTGTAATCATTCCGCAATAA